TACTGCTACTTCCACTTCATTATCAGCTAAGATTCCATCAATATCTAGACAGATttctagaaagaaaaagaaatcagcTATTAAGATTGGATACGGCAGAGATTCGTATATTCAAGATGAGCCATCTCTTGCTTCTCCAATTGAACCTTCTAATTCTTCAATTCCAATTCAAAATTCAGATGCCAATACCCTTTTGAGAACAGAATCAGAAAAATCTCATCTTTCGACTCTATCAGAGTCGGAACCTCAAAATTCATCAATTGAGGTTGAGATTCAAGAAGAAAGAGTCTTGAGCGATAGGGATTATGCAAATAGTGTGGAGGCTGAAACTAAGCCTGTGCCAGAGACTACCAGAATCAGTGATCCTGAGACTAATTGTGATTCAATTGAAGAGAAGTTGATGTCAATAAAAAATCAAATTAGAGAAAAGATTGATAGTATTAGGGTTATGGTGGACTCTGCCTCTGTAAAGAGAAAGGAGTCATCGAGAAAACGAAGAAAAGCAGCGGAAAAAGTGAGTTTGTTATCTATCAAGTATAAAGAGTTGGAAAAAGAACTGGAAGAAGCTTGTGAAACTGAGGATTTTGAGAGAGCAGAAAGACTGAGTGAGAGCGCGGCGGTAGTTGAGAAGGAGAAGGGAGAAGTTATGAATTCATTGAGAGATGCTGAGGCAGAATGTGATGCTGATGATTTGAAGATGCAAATGGTTTTGGAGATGCAAATTGCAGCTGAAGAAGAAGGTGTACAGTTGTTGGAACAATTCGCAAAGGTTGGAACAAAAAACTAAACCCTTTCGTACTTAATCGTGTGATGTTGGTTATTTTACTTGATTTTGTTCAGTTTCGTGTCTATACCTGATTCTCACAATAACATTTGTGTgttataggcttacaaccagagCACCGGTGATATTAAAACTTCCTGTGACATTTATCTTTGTTTTGCAGGAAGCTTCTGACAATGCAGATTTGATATTGAAGAATGCACAAGTATTTTCCTCAAAAGAAATGGCCCACTGGCAATCATCTGTAGAAAACTTAGAGATAAAAAAGATGGAGTTAGAAATTGAAACTGACTTAATAAATGATGCACGTATGGGATTGGATAAATCCATTGAACTCTCAGTTCAAGATGACAAGAGAGAGAAGGAACTTCTGTGTAAGAAGCGAGATGACTTGAAAGAGGACTTGGAGAAGCTGCTTCTTTTGGTTAGACAAAAGGAAGCAGAGATTGCAGAAAATGATTTAAATATCCAGGAAGTTGAGAAAAGGATCGATAACGGGGTGTCTGGGTTTCACGAAGCACAAACTAGCGTTGATATGAAATTCCATGACATGAAGTCCGCTCTTTCTGTAATGGAAACAGAAAATGAAGCTTTAtgcataaagaagaaagaagttgaTGACTTCGTTGCTCAAGAGGAAATGAAAGGGGCAAAACTCAGAGAATTGACCAGTGTTTCCATTGCTGAAGCAACAGCATGCAAAGAGCTCGTTGCTCTAAGAAAATCTCTGGCATTGCCTATTTTGAGATCCAGGGAAGATAAAGTTAGACTTGCCAAGACTGAAGAGAAAATTTTGGAGGACGTCCAAATGCTTAGGCAAGAGGTCTCAGCTGCAAGAACTTCTCTTCAGGTGATTTTTTAGCCTTTTTTTTGTCAGTGCTGATTTTATTTCgcaaagaaattacttaaacaaAAGCGCTAGTAACGAGAAAAGAAGAAGTTGACTGCTTACATTTGTGAAGGCTGTATTATTTCTCTATACCAAACCCCAAGTATGTTAATAATTTGATTCCTTTcgttcttgaattgtcttattttaACAAAACCATATTTACAATGCTTGTGACTCAAGGTCACCGAAGGAACTTTGCCTTGCTTGTTCGTCCATATATGAAGCACAGTGAACATTCATATTTAGTGTTAATAATTTCCCTTTATAAGACTACTTGTTGTCAttttgttaatttaattgattctcTTTGTTCTGTTTCTTAATAAAGGAGCTTTCTTCGGCAAGATCCAATATCCAGCAAGAAATTACTGCTTTCAAGCAAAGGGTTCTTTTCATTGACAAAAGAAGTCCAGAACTGGAAGCCGAAAAGAAGGTTGCTGCTGCTGCAAGGAATTTCAAGGAAGCAGGAAGAATAGCTGCAGAGGCAAAAAACCTCAGTATCGAAAAGGAAGGTATGCAGATAAAGTTAGAAGCATCCATATCAGAGCTTGAGAAAATCGAAGAAGATATCAAAAACACTGTTGCAAGGCTTCATGAGTCAGAGGAGCTGATTTTATGTAAGGAAAAAGAGGCAGCATTGGCTGGGTGTGAGAGGCTACATTTAGTTGCTGCTGCAGCAATTGCTGAAAGATCAGCTGCTCTTGAATTCGGTGACTCTGAAGAAGCAAATGCCTTACTTTCAGAGATTGAAACTGCTAAATCTCAGGCAGCTAAGCTTCAAGAAGCTTATGGTCTTGAAGAGAAGTTTGCAAATTCAGAAAATCACTTAATCTCGATGGAACTCATAGCGAATCTCGGAAGTGATCAGTTATCTAAAATGGTCTTTTCTGTTTCTGTCACCACAACATGAGGGTAACCCAATAATGACAATATTGGACATTCTTTAAAGAAACGCAGAGTCACCCTTGCTATGGGTTCAAGTTCAACAAGTAGACCTAAGAGGGAGAATGGTTCCATATATGTGCAGTACCACTCTACATTCACTCCTCAGACTTCCGTCTGGTGTAGGTATCCATAATTGGAGTAAATGTCTTCCATTTCATGTGCATCTTTCATCTCATGGTTCGATTTTAGTGATTTTTTGCTGATCAGAGGACTGGATTGGTTGCTAATTCCTGCTCGCATTTTCATTTCCCCCCCTTGGTGCATCAGGGTCTCGTCATCCCCTGAATAGAGAAAATCAGTTCTGTAATTTAGTAAAAtgaatttccttttttattttcttggatACAAAGCTCTTCTGAAAATGGAAGTATTTTTCTGTTCATTTTGTATTGTCCAAAACAATGAAGTTGAGAATTAATAATATTGTGAATGAATTTTGGATTTATATTTAGTTTCACAAGTCTCCGTTAAGACCATCACTCAAGGGCTAAGGCCAAAGTTCAGGACTGAAATTGGAAGCACTTTGTTTCCTGCTTTAAATGGCCTCTCCATGTCTGTATGTTGTTTCTTTGCCATGCTCGGCTCAGCTAGTGGTCCTTTAGAGCAATTAAAGAGGTTTTTACCTTTTACGCTTTAATAGTAGATCGGGCAGCAATTGCAGGAAGTGGTTCATTTTGGTTATACTCTTCTAATCCAAAATGAACCTTCCAGGTTCATCACAGAGATTCCGCATTGACAGCACACTTTCCGGTTGTACTTGTACCTCCTCTCTGGAACTTGTCAAGCCTTTTATTGTTAGACTGACTGTGGACTTGGCTCATTGTTCAGGACCTCGGGTTGGGGTGCTCCAAACTGAATTCACTGGGTAGCCTTGCCCGTGGCACTACCATCGGCACTCTGGTGTAAACTAAAAGTTATACGAACACTTGTCTATCTATTTACACCCAACTATCAGTAACTGTTAATTTACTGCAACTACCACATCCTCCGTGTTCCAACTGATGTGGTAGCTGAGTAGGCACTATTTAGAACACACGGCCATCATGTTGATTCCAGCAACCAAGAACGAAACAGCGAGTCTGAATAAGATAAAAAACTTGAGTCTCAGCTCTCGTGACATGCCGGAACAAATAAAAACTTCTACAGCATTTTCGAAGTTTTAAGACTCCAAAAACTCCGTCGTTagtatgcacatgccaaaaaattGATGTTTGGCTTACCAGGTGGCATGGAAAACCGATTgtgccactatgggaaaaccgATAAGCGATAGACATTCTAGCGAGCGATATTCATAGTATCGCCAGTGATTATGACTTTACCGCTAGCGCTATTCTCTCTTCCGGACGCTTTAAATAATAACGATGGCGATACTATGATTATCGACCAGTAGTTATTCTGCAACGGCTATTTCCCCCCTATGGTTCCTATATATACGCCCTTTTACTTCTCCAGATAACTCACATCTACTTCTACAGATATTTCACCTATATTCTCAactttaaatttcataatcatcaatgtcGAGATCCAATGAAGAAAGGGATATTATTATGAATCGGTTCAGATTACAGCAAGAAAGGTATCGTATGAGGTTGCAAGAAATTGACGAcgaggaagctgaagataataaaTTAATCGAAATTTTGATGCTTGTACATACGGGCCAAATACCAAGAGTTCCAGAGCCAAAGAAGTATTATCAAGAGGATATACGTATCGAGGGAGGAAATTTTACCACCaaaagctgatgcacga
This genomic stretch from Papaver somniferum cultivar HN1 chromosome 5, ASM357369v1, whole genome shotgun sequence harbors:
- the LOC113283538 gene encoding uncharacterized protein PFB0145c-like, which codes for MEDEMASLFEGMILFNPSEISDNNNNNNTDNSSKNDHDSNPVVAIPLVSSSSSLATTISEPVTEELTTLSSQPLDENLFSDLTLVTPIEDLTSNLQSDSPSTSATATSTSLSAKIPSISRQISRKKKKSAIKIGYGRDSYIQDEPSLASPIEPSNSSIPIQNSDANTLLRTESEKSHLSTLSESEPQNSSIEVEIQEERVLSDRDYANSVEAETKPVPETTRISDPETNCDSIEEKLMSIKNQIREKIDSIRVMVDSASVKRKESSRKRRKAAEKVSLLSIKYKELEKELEEACETEDFERAERLSESAAVVEKEKGEVMNSLRDAEAECDADDLKMQMVLEMQIAAEEEGVQLLEQFAKEASDNADLILKNAQVFSSKEMAHWQSSVENLEIKKMELEIETDLINDARMGLDKSIELSVQDDKREKELLCKKRDDLKEDLEKLLLLVRQKEAEIAENDLNIQEVEKRIDNGVSGFHEAQTSVDMKFHDMKSALSVMETENEALCIKKKEVDDFVAQEEMKGAKLRELTSVSIAEATACKELVALRKSLALPILRSREDKVRLAKTEEKILEDVQMLRQEVSAARTSLQELSSARSNIQQEITAFKQRVLFIDKRSPELEAEKKVAAAARNFKEAGRIAAEAKNLSIEKEGMQIKLEASISELEKIEEDIKNTVARLHESEELILCKEKEAALAGCERLHLVAAAAIAERSAALEFGDSEEANALLSEIETAKSQAAKLQEAYGLEEKFANSENHLISMELIANLGSDQLSKMVFSVSVTTT